The stretch of DNA GACAATGTATTGCTGTTGGAAATGGTACAGTCGCCGCCCATGTTTACAACTATTACTGTCCCTGGTTCAGCATGATTCTGTACTGCTGTTTTCCTTGGACTGTGACTAAAGTAAAAGATAACTGTAATGTTCACAACCACATGCTTGCAAATTTTGTAAAGGGAATTCTGTGTATTGGATCTATGCATTAAAGTGAAGAATATGTACCTTGAGAGTGTAAAGCTCGTTAAAGTCCCTGAGAAAGGGTTGCATGGTTAGTTCATTCAGTAGCCAACTAATAGTTACTACAGACTTACAGTGGGTTCACTTTATTAACTGAAACACTAAGTTGCATTTTTCTGACTTTCCAAGTAGGAAAACCTCCATGGCTCAGGGTACTCGGCCTATTTCATCCTCAGCTCCTTGTCATCGATCTAAAAAGGTCAGTTGCACTTAGAATCATGATAGACACTGTTCTATTAGGTTTGATTCATTGTGCTCTTGCCTCTTGGAATGATCTACACAATGGCTGCTCATTATGTTTTTGCCCAACTTTGCCATTTACTACTACGTaattactactacctccgttttataatgtaagtctttctagcattacctaaattcattcgtggacgaatatatataatttgtatatgtgtctagattcattagcatccatatgaatctagacagtgctagaaagacttacattatgaaacggagggagtagaagcTAAATAATCTATATAGTTAATTTCTCTTTCACATTCCATTTGTATACCTATCATGCAATTCTCCTGTGATACTGCATATCCAGATATTGTCTTATGAATATTTTGACACATACTGCATTAGTACGCTTTATACAGATATGTTATGATGGTAAGTGTAATATGCTCCTTTTGCCGTTTTAGGGATCATCTAGCTGAGGTACATATGTAGAGTCCAGTGTTCTTGTTTTGCTTCTGAGTTTTGAGTGCAACAGTCACAAATATTACATTAGGTGAGCCGGTGTAAGTTATGAAAACCAGTTAATTTCACAGAAACGCCTctgaaaggagaaaaaaaatagttatcatGATGTTTCACTCTTTGATTGCTTGAAATGTTGAACAGGACAAGAGCACAAGGATGCCGATTACGTCTTTCTATAAACCTGTACTGCCAGAAGATTTTGTCAAGAAACAGAGAGCATACTTCGAGGAGATTGATGCCTTTGAACTGCCAGAGGAGGAGGCCTCAGGGACTGACCTGGAGTGAAAACTCGAGTTAAATCAGTGCAGCTAGCTTGTGTGAAATTACTAGAATGTATGACGACACTACCTGTACAGAAGTATAATCGTATAGTTCTACAACAATGTAGTTGTGAGTTATAACCCGTGTAACATAGTCATCACCAGTCATAGCCCTACTGACGTTCGCTTTGTCTGCTTATAGTTGTACAGTATCAGGCACTCCGTACTGACTACTGAAATGTCAAGATGAGACCGGTGTTTTCACCGTTCGGCCTAAATATAGGCTATGATCTTTGTTTTGTCTGGAAGTAACTGAGGGCTTGAGCTattaatttttcttcaaaGTTACttctgatgattttttttcagttttcttcACCGCATGACTGATATTTTACTCGAAGCTCTCAGTAGAATTATGCTCGAAGCTTGATGGAACTTCATCTGCCCAGTGCCATCACAGAAGTCATATAGCATGTCGCCATTCAACATGCGCTTTTGCGGCATGCAGTTTGGAGTGTACTCATGATTgatcaaatcaaacaaaaccaaacatcGGTttctttgtaattttctaaCTTAAAACAGTGAGACTGATCGCGATACTGCCATTAGGCGCAGAATGAAGACCCCAAGTCATCGAAGAAGATTGTTCTTGTTACAAAGTACCATTTTATCCCCCAAACATGCTGTCTGGAACAATAGGCTTTGTCaaaatcttttcgtttctttgCATAGTCCAAGTTAAATAGATACTGAGTGGCTTTGCTGCTGCAATATACAATACTAAAAGGAAAGGCACTGAATATTCTTTGACAGAGATGACGGCCATTTTCTTTGCTTTACTCTGCTTTTGGATTCTGCATGTACTCACCACCAGCCAACTGCTCCCACTCCATTCATCTTACTTCTGTGTATGCATGCAGTTGAGTCAACATGAATCACTGGCTGGCACGCACCATCCATGCAAGGATCGAGCACGATTTTCATAGTGAAAAGTCTTTGGATGCAGCCTGTGAAAGATACAACCATTTCTGCAGTTGTGTACAAATGTAAAATATCGCTTCGAATGAACAGATAAGTAACAGAAGCAGTAGGAAATACCATTGACATCCAGAGAACAAGCTCATTGAATGATGAAATATTCGACAATCAAGAGAAACTTCCAAAGTTTGGGGGATTTGCATACATGGAATGTAGGATTGGCTAATGAtacttctctctcttcctaatagttaattattccttttgttttaaaataagagaaaGGGGATCATACTGCTAAAAGTGACTAACTGCGCACTTTGTTGACAAATATTCGGCCAAATGCAGCAGTTCACACCTGATGTTATGACCAAGCTTATCACTCATGCCTCACGTACATATAATATCTAAATGCAGCACTCCAACATGTGAAccactatatttatttgttgataTTATAGTTAGCATTTTCAATAATCATAAGCTAAACTGTATTTTTAGTGTTTCCAACTTTCAGTAGCGTATGTAATATTAGTAAATATGGACCCAATTCTGGCTGAAATTGACAAATACTCTCGGACTGTTAAATGGATactccagttttttttttgattgacgccgttgactttttgattttcgtttgacccttcgtcttattcaaaattttgtccaaatatataaaattataaatcatacttaaagtttctttagtaataaaccaaatcataataaaatagtcaataattatataaattttttgaataagacaaagagttaaacgtagatcaaaaagtcaatggcgtcaaataaaaaaatcagagtgaGTACCTGTCAAGTACATGCAGCTTATTGACAACCGCAACAGCTATTGTCTAGAGAGTAATACAGAAATTTTCATATCTTAGGTGAATCCTTGCAAgtcttaaaacattttttccaATTACTTAAACCACAACAGTTTTGACTAGGTTGTACTACAAACTACAACAACGATATAGGAGAACAAGTCAACCTGGCTAATAAGAAGCACCTTAACAAATTCAGTTATAAAAACATTCACCTACTATCAAGCAGAAAATCAACTTTCTGTCACTCAGAAGTCGGAACATCTCCGATTTAACCTTTCTACAACAAAACACCTCCATTATATAATTCTCCTATAAATTTTGTCGCCAAAATATAGGATTGAAATTCTTTTGTACAGAAAGAGGTCCAAAACTGCATAATCTTGTTTATATTAAAAGGGAAAAAACATATGCACATCCATGGATAATATTTACCTTGAGTTTTCAGAGCTATTCATTTGCTTTCTAAGTTATTCTTCTAGATGATTATGGCTTGGTAGAGGGATCAGTGGATCACAAGACCAAACCACAAAGGGTATCTTGTCATGTTGGCATGCCTCCATCTTATCATATCCACTTGCATGCACTTTCTGACTGTAGAGTTTTCCATTAATTGGCCTGATACATACAAAATGATCAGCCAACAAAATGCAAAGAATTACAAAGTCACTACAACATAAAAATGACCAACCGAGCATGTGCACACAATTCTGCCTATAAATATTCATGCACATTGGACTGGCAGACAGCATCTGCACTCAAAGCCTCAACCAAATGGCTTCCCCTAAATCCCTCGCTTGCAGTCTCATTGCCTTGTGCTTTGCTGCAAACTTGGTTTCAGCTCAGCTTAGCGCAAATTTCTATGACAAGTCATGCCCTAATGCACTGTCCACCATCCGTACAGCGGTGAGATCTGCCATAACAAAGGAGAACCGCATGGGTGCATCATTGCTCCGTCTCCACTTTCATGACTGCTTTGTCAAAGCAAGTGCCCTCAAACCTACAAATATACTCAATTTTTCACTTGTAAGTATTAAGTACTTACCATTGATATTCTGACGATGCAGGGTTGTGATGGCTCGGTGCTGCTAGATGACACTCCAACCTTCACCGGAGAGAAGACCGCTGCCCCGAACAACAACTCCCTGCGTGGATTTGATGTTATAGACAACATCAAGGCACAGATTGAGGGGATCTGCCCACAGGTGGTGTCATGTGCTGACATCCTAGCTGTGGCAGCACGTGACTCTGTTGTTGCGGTAAGGGGAGAAATACAATGGATATTAAACTAAGAGTTAGTTATTACCTGTCTGCAAAAGTTACAAGGAATTTCTGACATGACATCAGTAGCTTAGAAACTgaaatgaataaaacaaaacaaacacaatTTTGAAGTTCTTGTACCAAAACATACCTTATGAAGGAGTATTACGCAGAAAGTCAACCCAAGTGGCCGAAGATTGTATATAAATTGATTgacatttataaaataatcaacaGTCACCAAATATCTTCCATGCAGCTCAGTACAAACAAAAACTCCTAAAAAGTGATCATTAATTTTACAGCTAGGTGGTCCTACTTGGGTTGTCCAACTGGGACGGCGGGACTCAACAACAGCAAGCCTGGATGCTGCAAACAATGACATTCCCGCGCCGACCCTTGACCTTGGTGATCTCAACAAGTCTTTCTCAAACAAAGGACTAAGTGCAACTGACATGATTGCACTCTCAGGTACTGTACATGTAAACAGAAATTTTTGGTATACATGCCATCTTAAACAAATGGAAAAAAGATATTCAACAGCTAATGCCTGATGAGGTAAGATTATCAAAACAAACCGTACAAGTTGTATGACATTAATACTGTGCAATTTAGTTGTGTTTAGTGTCAAGATAATATTGATCAATTGATCactaacataaaaaaaaatccaggtGCTCACACCATAGGCCAGGCGAGGTGTGTCAACTTTCGCAACCGCATATACAGTGAAACCAACATCGACAGTTCCCTTGCAACATCTCTGAAATCAAATTGTCCAAACACAACCGGTGACAACAACATATCCCCCCTTGATGCATCGACACCCTATGTTTTTGACAATTTTTACTACAAGAACCTGCTGAAAAAAAAGGGTGTCCTGCATTCTGACCAGCAACTATTTAATGGAGGTTCAGCAGACTCCCAAACTACCACATACTCATCAAACATGGCAACATTCTTCACTGATTTCAGTGCAGCAATGGTGAAGATGAGCAACATCACCCCCCTTACTGGGTCCAGTGGACAGATCAGAAAAAACTGCAGGAAGGTAAACTAAGTCTTAAGTTGTTACTGTCGAAGCCTGAGTGTGTCTGTGTGGAAGAGTGTAATCTTAAGAGAAGGGAGAAGTGTCCCTTTTCTGATGCTGTAGTTGTCTTGAAACTTGTCTGTGTTGCTATTACAGAACACATATGTGAAAGGAATAAAGTGACATCAATAAGGCAATTGGTGTAACAGTTGTATGGCCTTTCATCTTTTCGCCCACAAGTCTTGCAATTGAAAGATCACTAATAAGAATATCTTGGCTCCAAGGCTCTTACTATGGCTTAGTGCCAACACTCAGTTCATTGACAGTAGCTCCTTAAATGCTACAACTCTTAATCGTATTATATCCAAGTCAACAAATTGCATATTAATTGTGTAGAGTTCAGGTCTATGATAAGAAAATCACTAAAATGACCATTAAGAGATGTGGCAACCCATTCTATAGATTTATCATTTAACTAGAAGAAAAATCATGTTTatttgaaaaggaaaaatctgTGCATTACATACTTTCCTACTGTCTGCACTTGATATGCAGATGTGCAAGAGCCTATATCAGAAAAGGGGAAAAGctagtaataaatcatatcATGAATATATCAGCACTTCCAAAGTGAAAAGGTTGACAATGTAATCCAACTGTCAAGAGTATACAATTCGGTATATAGAGCAAGATATACATCAGAACCAATGTTTATTTTCTGAGGTCCAACAAATATACGATGTAGCTTGCAACAGAATACGTTGTTGCCCATGGGAGGTTTCCCAGTAAAAAGATGAGGAAGGTTTTGATTTTCAATTGTGTACAGAAAACCAGTCCTATACAACAGAGTTGACAgctgaaagataaaaaatctaaCTGAGTAGGAACAGGATAAAATCTTGCTAACACCATAGTCACAGGGAGAGTCAGGATTGGTGAATGTTACGGATAGCTGCATTTATACTTTTACAGTCGAAATCCATGACCTTCATCCAGTTCTCAAAATCACCAATTTCCTGTAAagcaacatgaaaaaaatggcatATGGTCAACTAAGGAACCTATGCAAATTGCTGAGCACTTTACTATTgaatttattatgttattccaGCTGCAGTGCCACAGATGGATACTTTTGGGGAAAATGAACTACACCAAAATAACTGCAATCTAACCAATGGCATCCCATTCTTCAAGATTTGATGATAAAAGAGCATAAATAAGGAGATGATATGAAGTGAAGGTGAGTAGACCTTCAAGACCGAGTTGATTGCGTTGGTGGCAGCAAGCCACTGGTCAGTCTGCTTCCTGTACCGCGCGATTGTAGCAAGCAGTGCGCGGGCTTCAAGCTCTATACGCTTCTCGTTGATGTAGAGCTCCTGAACTCCGCCATCAACCGTGGCCACGAGGAGATCCGCGACCCGCGTGGCGCTCCTCACAGCATCCATCTTTGCTCTCTCTGTATGTGTTGATGGGGATCGGGGAACAAAAGACATTTGAGAAATAAAAGATGGAAATTTGATCAAAGAGTTGGATCGGAGAAATCATTAGGGGATCGGAGGGGTTACCGGTGTTCTTCCGTTGACGGAGGGATtcgtggtggtggcgctgcATGATGTGGAGCAGCGCCGCTTCCAGCTTCCCGCCCATCGTCTCCGCTGCCCCCTCCATCGCCTCCTCTTGAACCCAAGACCGAAATTGAGGGAGGGGATGAGGGGAGATGGAGGTTGGCGACCGGGGAATCTCCGGCGAGGGACGGCTGCGACGGCGGAGGGGAGAAGACCGAGAAAATTAACAGTATGCCACACCCTATAGATGTGCCTTCCGTAAACTGCCACCCTCGGTGTGACAcctattaaaatattacttttgATATAAGATTCTCAATAGAATaccattataatatttttgaagctgttttttattattttagcaatcaaatgatatataaaaGAGCTAAAATGCACCTGCTCTATTCTCTGGACAGAACAGGCAGCTGCTGAACATTTATGGGTTAAATTCATCGATTTTGTCATTTCTCCGGTGTTGTCATTTCTAGAGTTTAATCTAGCATTATAATCATCTCCTATTTACtccaaaattgaatttttaggtTCTATCATACAAATCAATTATGTCGTCCTGTCCACTAACTAAAATCATATCCTAAGCACTAAAATATGAGATGTTCACTAACTAAAAACGTGCTAACTAATCAAGAAATTCATAGCACTAAAATCGGAATAGGGTGTACCTAGAGAACCCTCCTGctcccgctcgccgtcgctgtcggCGTCTGAACGGGCCCTCCTTTGCTGCTCAACGACGGttgggggaggcggcgatggaCGGGAGGCCGGGGAAGGCCGCGGTGGCCGGAGAGGGCGTGTTGGCCGCGATGGCCGGGGGAGTCAGCGATGgcgaggggaggcggcgatggtCGGGGAAGTCACCGGTGACCTGGAGAGGCGAGGTGGCAATGGTCGTGGGAGGAGAGCAGAGCTCGATCTGTCTGTTGGCAACCGATCTTGcgatgtttaactatttgccatcCTTACATTTTGATAATTAATTGATGGGTCTATTTGTCGTAGATACATcaagtgataaaaaaatagacgTGACTGTAACGGTAGCAAAAAGAATTGAATGACCCAGTGATCTTGTTTTGGATCTATCCAGAATAGGCCAAGGGCATAATGGTCATTTTGTGTACCTActggataaaaaaattcagaaacaactaaaaataacccGGAGTGGCatattattgaaaattttagattgaGAGTGACATTTTAGCGGGTGTCCTGTAAAGGATGGTATTTTATAGAAGTCACGTCTATAGGGTGGCATATTGTTAATTTTCTCGAAGAAAATGAGTTGAGTTCCTACCAAGGAAAACCTCGactaaatatgatattttttatggcGCATTGTTAGGATCACCACGGTCATAAAACTATCTTAACTTAGGATGTGTATAAATTTCTATGTCCACATAATCAAATTTGCTAACTaggaaataatcaaatttgcTAACTAGGAAGGGAGGGAAATAGAACAGAAAAACATTATTGCTTTGCATAACAGCCATCAAACATCAACTCTTACCGCTAAAAACCTATCAAGGAAGTAGCGTTGTAAAATCCATATCTTTAGTAGAGAGATGCGATTTGAGTAATGTGATTAGTAGGGAGATCAGGAAGAACTGCAGGATGATTAACTAATGTGATTAAGGGCCAGTGTTCAGTGCAACACACATTTTAAGTTAGTAATTTCCCGGGTGCCCCTCtgtcttttgatttttttttctttttgttttttaatggaTTGCACCCCTAAATGCAACTGCATGCAAAATTGAACGGAAAATTTGGCGATGCAGTTATACTCACAACAAAGATTTGGAAAAGTTCACACAAATAATAGAAATGGTGACTAATTCTCGGTTACATTAgcataattttagaacttcaTTTTGTAATCCAATTGAATTGGTCAAACTTCAGATTAATTTCAAACCTCATCGATGAAATTAATACATCTTTAAAATGAAGTCACCGATGGGATAAATAGTACTGTGAATATTGttagaaatgtttattttggtacaagatttaaatcataaaatgcttgcattttgaaataaatagactatattatataatttattgcGAAAGGACATGTAGTCCAGTGGTTACAAGTGTCTTAGTAGCACTTGAGTAGCACTTAAGATCTTGGGTTCGACTTCGAATATTCTGGGATTGTAACGACTTTGTGTTTTCAGTTGTaggttctcaaaaaaatattatatatataatttattcaaatacTAATCTATTTACCATAagttaatatgaattttactGAACTTCGAAGTTCAGTAAAACTGGTTTGCATGGGATACGTTAACATTCCCCCGACGATGTAATTCTGAAATCTAACTAACCTGACAAAGTAAGATGGTACGGAGCGCTAAAAGATTTGTTTGCACGCATGCAGTGGGTCGGGCAGCTGGGTTATCTCTAGGAGTCCAATCTTTTTCGATCGGATGCAACTCCATAtcatttcttaattttatctCGACAAGAACGCGTGATGGAACTTTATTACCTTTCATGGCCATCCTGATCTTTTGATCGACTGTTGACCAGTCACTTTAATTACATCTTAACAACTCTTTAATTGCTTTTGTAAATGTTAGCCTGTCTGGTCTAAGTACTGTACTGGAGTAGCTTAACTAGCTATAGCACACTGTAGACCCATTGACTTGTTAATGCACTGCAGATGCATGGTCTCTGTCTGTTTTCCTTATGCAGTATGCTAAGGTCGCGTTCTTCCCCCTTCCTtagataacttatttttatccttttccGCGCGTATGCTTTTCGAACAGCtaaacattgtatttttttaaaaaattttatataaaaaaattgttttaaaaatcatattaatctattttatgtttttaagtaattaatcatatactaatctattattatgttttcggtgtcgggataagttaacttacctcaaacacaaacaaacaaacgtGGCCTAAACATGCATCCATAAGAAGGTCCAGATAGGTCAGCCAAAACCTCCACTAATTGCACTGCTTGCGGTCCAAAAGCAAGCCTCCTACCAGCTGCATAGGAAGCATTCGTCgcctatctatctatctagcACTGAATTCAGATTCAGGGGgcgtttagtttgcaaaattttttttgcaaaaacatcacatcaagtttttgacacccatttaaagtattaaacatactcaaattataaaataaatttcagattccacctagaaaccgcgaggcgaaccttttgagtctaataatccgtcattagcatatgttggttactgtagtatttatggctaatcacgttctaattaggctcaaaagattcgtctcacgatttcccgcataactgtgtaattagttttaatattcatgtatatttaatatttcatttagatgtctaaagatttgatgtgatgtttttacgaAAAGTTTTTACGAGCTAAACGAGACCTCAGTTGGTTAAAAATTCTACAGTACCATGCTACTGTACTATACAAGACGAATTGTCATGGCTGAGCCTGAGCTCACAGTTAATTGGCTAGCTATAGGTAGGTAGTTCAAGATAGGTAAGCTTTCTTGCTAAAGTTCAGCTAGCCGGCCTTCTCTTAAAAAACATCCTGCGAAAACAAAATGAGACATTTGAGCTACTGGAAGCATATATACCTTTCGTTTTTCGCCATTTTCGATTGGTCAAATCAAGATCTGAAATGTCAgtgccatatatatatgtcagttAATTACTTCTTCAATCACATGCATGAATGGTAATATGTTACTTTCAGGCCCAACAAAATGAGACCTGCAGTTTGAAATTGATCTTCAATGAGGTACTAGTAGTACACGCACGTTGAGTCGTTCTAGGTTTGATGAGTACGATCGATCCCCATACCCAATCTTTTCTGTACTGCAGGCTGCATTACTGTagctgcttaattaattgcttTGCCTGCCTAATTGGCTCTCTTAATTAATTCTGGCACTCTACTTTAACAATGTTGTCTTGCTAGTTTccgtaaattaattaatgtactaTATGTCGACCTCACTTATATATTCGTTCAAAGCTTAATTTACCATCCCTTCCTTTACGAGTTGATCgattaagaaattaattagttgatgCCACAACTTATGTCATGATAGCACAGTAGGTTAATTAATTGGGATGGGACAGCTATAATCCTGAAGATAGATATGCGTTTATAGTATGCATATCATATCCTTTTTGTAATCGTGATCCGATGGTACGTAGATAACCGCGCGCCAAATGTTATAGATTAGTTTCGTCCTGATAAATTGTACATAGCAGACTCTCAGAACCAAGTTCTCAATTAAATTCTTATTGGAATTATATGGCTTGGCCCATGAAATAGAGAATAACTGATAAGAAGTTTGTAAGTTtcaagatgatgatgattatgatcatgattattattattatcatcatcatcattattattattattaaaatatataacttattatatgtgttatatCTTTTGTCTACATGATTCCTCTTTCATAtgccaccaaaaaaaaacttagaaagtGAAACATGAAcaatcttaaaatttatacacaAACTTCAGTTTTACGTAAGAAGGctagctaaaaaaatttcatgatTATTTAAGCTTCAAATGGGATATAAATAATTGTCAACATGGCATGCCTAAGgatattttttgagaaaatatctGATCTAATAGcattattaatataaacaaCTGATTAGCTTAATTAATGACATATTATATAGAAGTAAagggataaaaaaattgttgaatTAGTGCATATTTAGTGGTACGGAGGTAGATTCTTTCGTAGCAAGTGCCTCAGGAAATCATATATAGCTTAATACTAATAAGCTAATTAACCACATGCTAGTTGGGTTGGAGTTTGTGCTAGCACCGAAGTAGGTTGGTGTTCCGAGGGGTGAGGATGCGCGCACGTGTTATGAGCGTATGTGTTCCGCAAAAACTAAAAGAGTTTGTGATAGCAAATAGCAAGTACTCACGTGTTGCTAGCTTTCATAAGAGGAGCGCTATACGTACGAGCTGTTTACGACGCCCGCACGCTCCTTCCGTCCACCGCCGTTTGTTTCGTACGTAGATCGTACTACTAGCATCGTCTAGTACGTATAGCACTCTTGCTTTCGTAAATAGTTTTCCGGTCCCTGTCATTCGTTTAATTTCTCTTTGGCTTAAAATTGGCCTTAACTACACTAGCTGAGCCGTCTAATTAAACTACTGCTACTATTCGTCTTGAATTGGTTGGTGCTGCTAGCTCCTTCCCCGTtcttcagaaaaagaaaaaagaactgaAGAGACAAAAAATGGTGTGCACTTGTGCGTGATGGTTATCGATcaacaagctagctagggcCTAGGGGGCCATCCAGACAGAACCCCAGCAAATCACCCACTGACGTTTCATCTGCTTCTACTGTATTTGGCTCTCCCCTGTCTGTCTAGGacggaaaaaggaaaacactgCCACGTTGATCAACTCTTGTTTCTTGTTAATTAGCTAGGTACTACTCTCTCCGCTTTGCGTTGTAACAAAGTTTTAGCTATACTTACATCTATGGTCTGTTGATCAATATATGTAGgaattcatataaatagatGTAGTAGTAGTTTTCTCATAAGATCGGAGGGAACATTCATGTGCAATATTAATTAAGCTGATATTTATTTCCTGAATTCGCTCATGTAGCTCATGTTCGCATGTCTTGAGTTATATAttactccattttttttgtctctttaGTTTTATAGCATTGGTACTTTCCTGTCTTTAGCTTTATAGGAACCTTCTCTGTTCATCCTCAGGTCATCAGTTCCCTTGGACTAAAAGCAGGATCATGGATATCAGTCCacacaaaaatcaaaccaaaccGATAGATCTTAACCTCTAAAGTGGGTGAGTAATTAGGGTTGTGTGACATGCACTAAAATTAAACAGTAccccctctatttttttatataacatcGTTGActtataaatctatatttgaccatttatcttattttaaatttttatctaaatatacaaaattataagtcatacttaaagtccatataataataaattatattaaaacaaaataattaataattatatattttaataagacaaataa from Oryza brachyantha chromosome 12, ObraRS2, whole genome shotgun sequence encodes:
- the LOC102704113 gene encoding biogenesis of lysosome-related organelles complex 1 subunit 1-like, whose amino-acid sequence is MEGAAETMGGKLEAALLHIMQRHHHESLRQRKNTERAKMDAVRSATRVADLLVATVDGGVQELYINEKRIELEARALLATIARYRKQTDQWLAATNAINSVLKEIGDFENWMKVMDFDCKSINAAIRNIHQS
- the LOC102702716 gene encoding cationic peroxidase 1-like, with the protein product MASPKSLACSLIALCFAANLVSAQLSANFYDKSCPNALSTIRTAVRSAITKENRMGASLLRLHFHDCFVKGCDGSVLLDDTPTFTGEKTAAPNNNSLRGFDVIDNIKAQIEGICPQVVSCADILAVAARDSVVALGGPTWVVQLGRRDSTTASLDAANNDIPAPTLDLGDLNKSFSNKGLSATDMIALSGAHTIGQARCVNFRNRIYSETNIDSSLATSLKSNCPNTTGDNNISPLDASTPYVFDNFYYKNLLKKKGVLHSDQQLFNGGSADSQTTTYSSNMATFFTDFSAAMVKMSNITPLTGSSGQIRKNCRKVN